In one window of Drosophila innubila isolate TH190305 chromosome 2L unlocalized genomic scaffold, UK_Dinn_1.0 4_B_2L, whole genome shotgun sequence DNA:
- the LOC117779781 gene encoding double-stranded RNA-binding protein Staufen homolog — MSMENKSTVSALQEFCAQAKTGNPVYDYIDGEEGGYICKVVLMDIEAYGNGRSKRDAKHLAAGNIMRKLRKLGNFSNLGPATDENNDAANESLINELTNMNRDMLKELRDYCVRHDMPLPTIEIVQQSGTPNAPEFVACCSVASIKRYGKSDKKKDARQRAAIEMLTIISRETDLLNPDSQLVSTKPQNSSDLDSNFEDVETERRRKFKTYRELTDAGGDENQSTRLCDRHNYFKSYYPHLKEAAFKELASNDFDSTKDKAMAVLSALKLTPKTTILDTTSMEPLLFIELNCDLDCVFMNLESKIYDQMIKYFGNMLV; from the exons ATGTCCATGGAAAACAAATCAACAGTCTCAGCGCTGCAAGAGTTTTGTGCTCAAGCCAAGACTGGCAATCCCGTGTACGATTACATTGACGGCGAAGAGGGTGGCTATATTTGTAAAGTGGTGTTAATGGACATCGAGGCTTACGGAAATG GGCGATCCAAACGTGATGCCAAACATTTGGCCGCCGGCAACATAATGCGTAAACTTCGCAAGCTGGGAAACTTTAGCAACCTGGGACCAGCTACAGATGAGAACAATGATGCGGCCAACGAAAGTTTGATAAATGAGCTGACAAACATGAATCGCGACATGTTAAAGGAGCTGCGAGATTATTGCGTGCGTCACGATATGCCATTGCCAACCATTGAGATAGTCCAACAGAGCGGTACACCAAATGCTCCCGAATTCGTGGCCTGCTGTTCGGTGGCATCCATCAAGCGTTACGGCAAATCTGATAAAAAGAAGGATGCACGCCAGCGTGCTGCAATTGAGATGCTGACCATTATATCGAGAGAAACGGATCTCTTGAATCCCGATAGTCAGCTGGTCAGCACAAAGCCACAAAACTCGTCTGATCTGGACTCCAATTTCGAGGATGTGGAGACAGAGCGACGTCGCAAGTTTAAAACATATCGTGAACTAACTGACGCTGGCGGCGATGAGAATCAATCCACTAGATTGTGTGATCGTCACAACTATTTTAAAAGCTACTATCCACATTTGAAGGAAGCTGCCTTTAAAGAGCTGGCATCCAATGATTTCGATTCCACTAAGGACAAGGCAATGGCAGTACTCAGCGCCCTAAAGTTGACACCAAAAACTACTATACTGGACACCACTTCCATGGAGCCTTTATTGTTCATCGAACTGAACTGCGATTTGGATTGTGTGTTCATGAATTTAGAGAGCAAGATCTATGATCAAATGATTAAATACTTTGGAAACATGCTGGTTTAG
- the LOC117781103 gene encoding homocysteine-responsive endoplasmic reticulum-resident ubiquitin-like domain member 2 protein, whose product MDDTTATTPSPSSAATAAGYDAARDKTDTGVAVAASAAASSSSSSVRLLIKSSNQQYDDMNIESDLCWTVERLKKQLSVVYPGKPEIKDQKLIYSGKLVSDAQKLSEVIRSYKDVYQQHHIFHLVCVNKNINKLPYKTTPPAKDNNINANANANGNTNANATPPRLETNTNDNELRQRHVTTAAAAQLPYQQQHQQQQQMPFLQQPNAAYTWMQFLQRSDLQNQAYQMAAHQAATASASASINTHMTFEQQQAMLTNAWIQQYYALYMQQVMQRTSGNQNAAPSVPMLHPLLQNLPVIPNNLSVPLVGQQGVPVAAAAAAGPAQANEAAVVQQQQQPAARQVDGPNFPNIQEEPEMRDWLDSFFSFTRLAIFVTVLYFNSSPMRCLLVLLIATVIYLYHIGVLRRRRERNNNNINRNNNAGNDVAAIAAVQQIQRMMDAAVEHDNNPQAAAEPAPVAAAAAADAAQPAAVAGQDAIDATPASAGANQADAAVAAAEAVVVEPANANNSVISIVRTFVITFFTSLLPEAPAL is encoded by the exons ATGGATGATACAACAGCCACAacgccgtcgccgtcgtcaGCGGCTACGGCCGCTGGTTATGATGCTGCGAGAGACAAAACAGACActggcgtcgctgtcgctgcctctgccgccgctagcagcagcagcagcagcgttagacttttaataaaatcgtCAAATCAACAATACGATGACATGAACATCGAGAGTGATCTCTGCTGGACGGTGGAGAGGCTCAAGAAGCAGCTATCTGTGGTGTATCCCGGCAAGCCA GAAATTAAAGATCAAAAGCTCATCTATTCCGGCAAACTGGTGAGCGATGCACAGAAATTGTCGGAGGTAATACGCAGCTATAAGGATGTCTATCAGCAACATCACATCTTTCACTTGGTTTGCGTCAACAAGAATATAAACAAGTTGCCGTATAAGACTACACCGCCAGCGAAGGACAACAATATCAATGCCAATGCTAATGCCAATGGCAATACCAATGCCAATGCTACCCCGCCACGTCTGGAGACCAATACCAATGACAATGAGCTTAGACAACGTCATGTGACAACTGCGGCCGCTGCTCAACTTccttatcaacaacaacatcaacaacaacaacagatgcCGTTTTTACAGCAACCAAATGCCGCATACACTTGGATGCAGTTCTTGCAACGATCCGATCTACAAAATCAGGCTTATCAAATGGCTGCTCATCAAGCGGCAACTGCATCCGCGTCCGCATCCATCAATACTCACATGACGTTCGAGCAGCAACAGGCGATGCTGACCAATGCTTGGATACAACAGTACTATGCTTTATATATGCAACAAGTGATGCAACG CACTAGCGGCAATCAGAATGCTGCACCATCTGTACCAATGCTGCATCCGTTGTTGCAAAACTTGCCTGTGATACCAAACAACTTGAGTGTGCCACTTGTGGGACAACAGGGTGTTCCTGTGGCGGCGGCAGCTGCCGCTGGACCGGCACAGGCCAATGAGGCGGCTGtggtacaacaacaacaacaaccagctgCGCGTCAAGTGGATGGTCCCAATTTTCCTAATATCCAAGAGGAGCCGGAGATGCGCGATTGGCTGGACAGTTTCTTTAGCTTTACACGTTTGGCCATCTTTGTGACTGTATTGTATTTCAACTCGTCTCCCATGCGTTGTCTTCTGGTGCTGCTCATTGCCACGGTCATTTATCT CTATCATATTGGTGTGTTGCGTCGACGTCGAGagcgtaacaacaacaacatcaatcgGAATAATAATGCTGGCAATGATGTGGCTGCCATTGCTGCAGTGCAGCAAATCCAACGCATGATGGACGCTGCTGTTGAGCACGACAATAATCCGCAAGCTGCTGCTGAACCGGCAccagttgccgctgctgctgctgctgatgctgctcaacctgctgctgttgctggacAAGATGCGATTGACGCTACACCCGCAAGTGCTGGGGCGAATCAAGCTGATGCCGCTGTGGCCGCCGCCGAGGCTGTTGTCGTTGAGCCGGCAAATGCCAATAACTCTGTGATTTCCATAGTGCGCACTTTTGTCATAACGTTCTTCACATCGCTGCTGCCAGAGGCGCCAGCGCTGTAA
- the LOC117780642 gene encoding alpha-aminoadipic semialdehyde synthase, mitochondrial produces the protein MWRLCQLRATIAPSLTRQRHHSRVIAIRREDQSVWERRAPFGPTHVQKLVKQGVKVIVQPSNRRAYPMQAYMQAGAQIQEDISDASVIFGVKQVPIDALIPGKTYCFFSHTIKAQESNMPLLDAILEKKIRLIDYERIIDERGSRLVAFGKYAGVAGMVNILHGIGLRLLALGHHTPFMHIGPAHNYRNSSMARQAIRDCGYEISLGMMPKSIGPLTFVFTGSGNVSQGAQEVFSELPVEYVPPEMLRKVAEHGNQNKLYGCEVSRSDHLERREGGGFDAKEYDEYPERYISTFNQKIAPYASVIVNGIYWAVGSPKLISIPDAKNLLRPANTPWLPTSKGSPALPHRMLAICDISADPGGSIEFMNECTTIDTPFCLYDADRNKDTKSFKGPGVLVCSIDNMPTQLPRESTDLFGELLSPHVHDIIKSDAKKRLQDEQFSYPIQSAIIASNGELTEGFQYIQELRESQGNRSRHKMEGRSESHKKVLVLGAGMVSAPLVEWLHREKDVSITVCSQVKEEADRLAQQYAGVDSVYLDVNESTGHLQELCGKADVVVSLLPYSLHGMIARYCVAERTHMVTASYVNDEISALHDEARANGVTIMNEVGLDPGIDHLLALECIHEVQEKGAVVESFVSYCGGLPAPEHSDNALRYKFSWSPRGVLLNTLSAAKYLSQGQIVEISGGGELMSTPRSLDFLPGFALEGFPNRDSTKYGSLYGLGRDVHTLLRGTIRYKGFSESIKPMQLLGLIDPEPHALLHPSGPDVTWRQLVTNLLGMSDTSIFYENLKQKLVERLGDVDGIESLGLLDETPVVKLNSPLDTLSHYLSKRLAFAPQERDLVVLRHEVGIRWPDGRREERGINFVVYGQPQGHSAMAMTVGKPAAIAAKMILDGEIQERGVLLPFTPDIYRPMLQRLRSEGLTATETSRWLN, from the exons ATGTGGCGTTTGTGTCAACTACGCGCAACAATCGCGCCCTCGCTCACCCGACAGCGTCAT CATAGTCGCGTGATTGCCATACGTCGCGAGGATCAATCGGTTTGGGAGAGACGTGCACCGTTTGGGCCAACACATGTCCAGAAGCTGGTTAAACAGGGTGTCAAGGTCATTGTCCAGCCTTCCAATCGACGCGCCTACCCAATGCAG GCGTATATGCAAGCTGGTGCCCAGATACAAGAAGACATCAGCGATGCTTCGGTTATCTTTGGAGTCAAACAGGTGCCAATCGATGCACTTATACCAGGAAAAACTTATTGCTTCTTCTCGCATACGATTAAAGCACAGGAATCTAATATGCCCCTTCTGGATGCTATACTCGAAAAG AAAATCCGATTAATTGACTATGAACGTATAATTGATGAACGCGGCTCTCGCCTGGTGGCATTTGGAAAGTACGCCGGAGTCGCTGGTATGGTTAACATATTGCATGGCATCGGACTACGTCTGTTGGCCCTGGGACACCACACTCCCTTCATGCACATTGGACCCGCCCACAATTATCGGAACTCGTCGATGGCCCGCCAGGCGATACGTGATTGTGGCTATGAGATTTCACTGGGAATGATGCCAAAATCAATTGGACCGTTGACTTTTGTATTCACCGGTTCCGGCAATGTGTCTCAGGGTGCACAGGAAGTGTTCTCCGAGCTGCCTGTGGAGTATGTGCCGCCAGAGATGTTGCGCAAGGTTGCAGAGCATGGCA ATCAAAATAAGCTATACGGATGCGAGGTAAGCCGATCCGATCATCTGGAGCGTCGTGAGGGCGGCGGTTTCGATGCCAAGGAGTATGATGAATATCCAGAACGTTATATATCCACATTTAATCAGAAGATTGCCCCTTATGCTTCAGTTATTGTCAATGGCATCTATTGGGCTGTTGGCAGTCCAAAGTTGATCAGTATTCCGGATGCCAAGAATTTATTACGTCCAGCTAATACACCCTGGCTGCCAACCAGCAAGGGTAGTCCCGCACTTCCTCATCGTATGCTCGCCATTTGCGATATTTCCGCTGATCCCGGTGGTTCCATAGAATTCATGAACGAGTGTACTACGATCGATACACCATTCTGTCTTTATGATGCTGATCGCAATAAGGACACCAAGAGCTTTAAGGGACCCGGCGTACTGGTCTGCTCCATTGATAATATGCCCACTCAACTGCCACGTGAATCCACGGATTTGTTCGGTGAACTGCTGTCGCCACATGTCCATGATATCATCAAAAGCGATGCCAAGAAGCGGCTCCAAGATGAACAGTTTTCCTATCCCATACAGTCG GCCATTATCGCTAGCAATGGAGAGTTGACCGAGGGCTTCCAGTACATTCAAGAGTTGCGCGAGTCGCAGGGCAACCGCTCCCGCCATAAGATGGAGGGTCGCTCCGAGTCGCACAAGAAGGTGCTGGTGCTAGGAGCCGGAATGGTGTCGGCACCTCTGGTCGAGTGGCTGCATCGGGAGAAGGATGTCAGCATTACGGTGTGTTCACAGGTCAAGGAGGAGGCAGATCGATTGGCCCAACAATATGCCGGAGTCGATAGTGTCTATTTGGATGTGAATGAGAGCACAGGACACTTACAGGAATTGTGTGGGAAGGCGGATGTTGTGGTCTCCCTGTTGCCCTATAGTCTGCATGGCATGATTGCCCGTTATTGTGTTGCGGAACGCACTCACATGGTGACCGCCAGTTACGTTAATGATGAGATTTCCGCACTGCACGATGAAGCGCGCGCCAATGGAGTGACCATTATGAATGAAGTGGGTCTCGATCCGGGCATTGATCATCTCTTGGCTCTCGAGTGCATACATGAAGTGCAGGAGAAGGGCGCCGTTGTGGAGTCCTTTGTTAGCTACTGCGGTGGATTGCCTGCTCCGGAGCACTCCGACAATGCGTTGCGTTACAAGTTCTCCTGGTCCCCGCGTGGAGTTCTCCTCAACACACTATCGGCAGCCAAGTATCTGAGTCAGGGACAGATTGTGGAGATCTCGGGAGGCGGCGAACTGATGTCCACACCACGTAGCTTGGATTTCTTGCCAGGATTTGCACTCGAGGGTTTCCCCAATCGCGATTCCACCAAATATGGTTCACTTTATGGACTGGGCAGGGATGTGCACACACTTCTCCGCGGCACCATTCGCTACAAGGGCTTCTCAGAGTCCATCAAACCGATGCAGCTATTAGGTTTGATCGATCCAGAGCCACATGCTCTTCTCCATCCTAGTGGACCGGATGTCACTTGGCGTCAGCTGGTTACCAATCTGCTAGGCATGTCCGACACAAGCATCTTCTATGAGAATCTGAAACAGAAACTGGTGGAACGTCTTGGCGATGTGGATGGCATTGAGAGTCTGGGTTTGTTGGATGAAACACCTGTGGTGAAGCTAAACTCCCCATTGGACACGCTCAGCCATTATCTATCCAAGCGTTTGGCTTTCG CGCCCCAAGAGCGTGATTTGGTGGTGTTGCGTCATGAGGTGGGAATCCGCTGGCCCGACGGTCGCCGTGAGGAGCGTGGCATCAATTTTGTGGTCTATGGTCAGCCGCAAGGTCACTCCGCCATGGCCATGACTGTGGGCAAACCCGCCGCCATTGCAGCCAAAATGATTCTCGATG GTGAAATCCAAGAACGAGGTGTTTTGCTGCCCTTCACACCTGACATCTATCGCCCCATGTTGCAGCGTCTGCGCTCCGAGGGTTTGACTGCCACGGAAACCTCCAGATGGCTCAACTAA
- the LOC117781057 gene encoding ethanolaminephosphotransferase 1, which translates to MCKMRYLTETHLKGFERYKYNSVDTSFLSVYVMHPFWNFLVKYIPMWMAPNILTFVGFLMTVVNFILIAYYDWNFDAANDKEVGNTVPSWVWTVAAINILIYYNLDGMDGKQARRTGTSGPLGELFDHGLDSYSAALIPIYIFSLFGTADLPPIRMFFVIWNVFLNFYFTHVEKYNTGVMFLPWGYDFTMWGVSIMMFVATLVGPGIYRTSFYGITIANVFEVGLIGSGILSSHPFIIRNIYLSYKNKTGKMRPMMEMLRPFFAFLWLFVITTIWSYCSRTRLIENEPRLLWILYGTIFSNIACRLIVAQMSDTRCDGFNILMWPLAATVGVCCFPWYEKAFGRDLLPQEERWILQGLTIFVTLAHWHYGYGVVTEMCNHFNINCFKIKKQPPNAVQELVETNPTQTTEPPVEEV; encoded by the exons atgtgtaaaatgcGCTATTTAACGGAGACTCATTTGAAGGGCTTCGAGCGTTACAAG TACAACAGCGTCGACACGAGTTTTCTTAGTGTCTATGTAATGCATCCCTTTTGGAATTTCCTTGTAAAG TATATACCCATGTGGATGGCGCCCAATATTCTCACATTTGTGGGATTCCTGATGACCGTGGTAAACTTCATATTGATAGCGTATTATGATTGGAATTTTGATGCGGCCAACGATAAGGAGGTGGGCAATACAGTACCCAGTTGGGTCTGGACTGTTGCAGCCATAAACATACTTATCTACTATAATTTGG ATGGCATGGATGGAAAGCAGGCTCGTCGTACAGGGACCAGCGGCCCGTTGGGTGAACTGTTTGATCATGGATTAGACTCCTATTCTGCAGCACTTATtccaatttatatattctcaTTATTTGGCACGGCTGATCTCCCACCGATACGCATGTTTTTCGTCATTTGGAACGTATTTCTTAACTTTTACTTTACTCATGTTGAAAAGTACAATACCGGCGTCATGTTTTTGCCCTGGGGATATGACTTTACCATGTGG GGTGTCAGCATTATGATGTTTGTGGCAACTTTGGTGGGTCCAGGAATTTACCGCACCAGCTTTTATGGAATTACTATAGCAAATGTGTTTGAGGTTGGCCTGATCGGCTCTGGCATTCTCTCCAGTCATCCGTTTATCATCAGGAACATTTACCT ATCTTACAAGAACAAGACGGGAAAGATGCGTCCTATGATGGAGATGCTACGTCCATTTTTTGCATTCCTTTGGCTTTTTGTGATTACGACGATATGGTCGTACTGCTCTAGAACACGATTGATTGAAAACGAGCCGCGTTTGCTATGGATTCTTTATGGCACAATCTTTTCAAATATTGCT TGTCGTCTGATAGTTGCCCAAATGTCGGATACTCGTTGCGATGGCTTTAACATTCTTATGTGGCCATTGGCTGCCACAGTAGGCGTCTGTTGTTTTCCCTGGTATGAGAAGGCTTTCGGCAGGGATTTGTTGCCGCAGGAAGAACGTTGGATCCTCCAAGGATTAACCATCTTCGTCACTTTGGCGCATTGGCATTACGGCTATGGAGTG GTCACGGAAATGTGTAATCATTTCAATATCAATTGCTTCAAA ATTAAAAAACAGCCTCCCAATGCAGTGCAGGAACTTGTTGAGACCAATCCGACGCAAACAACTGAACCACCCGTAGAGGAAGTGTAA